From the Spiroplasma alleghenense genome, one window contains:
- a CDS encoding lipoprotein, which produces MKKLLSILGAATLVVSAPLSVISCKEKGGQLVNDFDYSRVMREFVDNVTSVFKGEISNKFNRYQFFNEEDLPSGLDNKTIIAHKDEFEKREGKVYDQVVNLISDLIPRDEIDKTIKSEILTNVNYNPVLLDKSTPLKDGIWIDEIDLNPQTVALTLSTKISSNIYLRGKNDEKILEPISTFVTINIFSEKEKEELAKKFDAEYTNLLNIKLANKIEIISNSGNLDKTAAGLSTNLELKKYLKDEIKKLQTSEIEIQDNNITLKAAKNGTIDAGTGMYKNMFDKYEGEPYQTFLKSVQGEEDAEKILLENITGNDAKWLEVKQFTHDENAQAVEDVEKGLPIAKGLNQYALIYKARTETIFERLVRISKSTFKIDAIKDTQTIAVFATELSGLKFRMYESDFAIAPKDIFVRQKITEDNTLDYFNKFMAAAWNFQKAFLGAAPDSDGDVIFNLQTPETWKKEDFLGKTFTSETFPYEELLKANPEATKADTGFNFSQEIGYNDGLVNEYKREKLVYVSKNADLFFYSNSSTGFIIWNSSVLITSLFPDVIGNGRQPNLQFHRYRKGNSSLRTDNAEETFETMKSAYKLNFLD; this is translated from the coding sequence ATGAAGAAATTATTAAGTATTTTGGGGGCAGCGACATTGGTTGTGTCAGCTCCGCTAAGTGTAATTTCATGTAAAGAAAAAGGCGGCCAATTAGTTAATGATTTTGATTACAGTCGAGTAATGAGAGAATTTGTTGACAACGTAACCTCAGTATTTAAGGGTGAAATCAGTAATAAATTTAATAGATACCAATTTTTTAACGAAGAAGACTTACCAAGCGGATTAGATAATAAAACTATAATAGCTCACAAAGATGAGTTTGAAAAGCGCGAAGGAAAAGTCTATGATCAAGTAGTTAATTTAATTTCAGATTTAATTCCTCGTGATGAAATAGATAAAACGATAAAATCTGAAATTTTAACTAATGTTAACTATAACCCGGTTCTATTAGATAAAAGCACTCCATTAAAAGACGGAATTTGAATTGATGAAATTGATTTAAATCCTCAAACAGTTGCTCTGACTTTAAGCACTAAAATTTCTTCAAATATTTATTTGAGAGGTAAAAATGATGAAAAAATTTTAGAACCTATTAGTACTTTTGTTACTATAAATATTTTTAGTGAAAAAGAAAAAGAAGAATTAGCTAAAAAATTTGATGCTGAATATACAAATTTACTAAATATAAAACTTGCTAACAAAATTGAAATTATTTCAAACTCAGGTAATTTAGATAAAACAGCTGCGGGTCTAAGTACAAACTTGGAATTGAAAAAATATCTGAAGGATGAAATTAAAAAATTACAAACAAGTGAAATTGAAATCCAAGACAATAATATAACTTTAAAAGCAGCAAAAAACGGGACTATAGATGCCGGTACAGGAATGTATAAAAATATGTTTGATAAATATGAGGGAGAACCTTATCAAACATTTTTAAAATCAGTCCAAGGTGAAGAGGATGCTGAAAAAATTCTACTAGAAAATATTACAGGCAATGATGCAAAGTGACTAGAAGTTAAGCAATTTACCCACGACGAAAACGCTCAAGCTGTTGAGGATGTTGAAAAAGGATTGCCAATTGCAAAAGGACTAAATCAATATGCCTTAATTTATAAAGCTAGAACTGAAACAATTTTTGAAAGGTTAGTAAGAATTTCAAAATCAACATTCAAAATAGATGCAATAAAAGACACTCAAACGATAGCTGTTTTTGCAACCGAACTGAGTGGATTAAAATTTAGAATGTATGAATCAGACTTTGCAATTGCACCAAAGGATATTTTTGTTAGACAAAAAATAACCGAAGATAATACTTTGGATTACTTTAACAAATTTATGGCCGCGGCTTGAAATTTTCAAAAGGCATTTTTGGGAGCAGCTCCTGATAGTGATGGAGATGTTATCTTCAACCTCCAAACTCCAGAAACTTGGAAAAAAGAAGACTTTCTTGGTAAAACATTTACTTCTGAAACCTTCCCTTACGAGGAACTACTAAAGGCGAACCCAGAAGCCACAAAGGCAGATACTGGGTTTAATTTTTCACAAGAAATTGGATATAATGACGGATTGGTGAATGAATATAAAAGGGAAAAATTGGTCTATGTAAGCAAAAATGCCGACTTGTTCTTTTATTCAAATAGTTCAACAGGTTTCATAATCTGAAATTCTTCCGTTCTAATAACTTCATTATTCCCGGATGTAATCGGAAATGGAAGGCAACCGAATCTTCAATTTCATAGATATAGAAAAGGTAACTCTTCATTAAGAACAGATAATGCTGAAGAGACTTTTGAAACTATGAAATCAGCATATAAACTAAATTTTTTAGATTAA